A window of Chloroflexaceae bacterium genomic DNA:
ACGGGGCTCGTGGTTCTCGTCGTTGGCTCGCGGCTGACCATCGCGGGAGCGGCGGTTGGCGCCATCCTCGGACTCGCCCTGCTGCGCCTGCTGCCAGGGAACCAGGGTTTCTGGCTGGCGCTGCTCATTACGCTCGGGTTCGCGGCACTGTCCTTCTTCGGTGCGAGCCGGGCGAGAGGGGCCCTGGGCCGCCTCACCCTCATCCTCGGCGCCGTGGCGGGCGCCGCGATCACGCTGAACGTGCTTGACCTCTTCCGCCTCAGCTTCGGCCTGCTCGACTGGATCCTGGCCGTGGCCGGCGCCTGCATCGGGGCCGTACTGGTCATCAGTTTCAAGGATTGGGCGGTGATCATCCTCGCCGGGCTGGCAGGGTCAATGCTGACCATGCGCGGCATCGGCATGCTGCTACCCTGGCTGGATGGGCTGCTTGCCACATCGCTCGCGCTCGTGCTGGCCGCAGCGGGTATCGCCTACCAGGCCGGCCTGTTCACGCGGCGCAAGCCCCTGCCTCGATGAGGCATGGAGTGGTTCTATGACTCTCCTGCGTAGAATCGCCGGTGGCGTGGTGTTCGTGGTTGCGCTGATCACCTTCCTGCTGTGCGTGACCGGCACAATCGGCGCCTGGTTCGCCAAGGCCACCGTTGATGCGACCTCGCTGGCGGTGATCGATACGCTCACCGACTATCTCGATCTGACGGTCCAGACGATTGACACACTCGATGCTAACGTTGCTGGCGTAGAACAGAAGCTCGAGGTGCTGCGGAGCGAGCTGCCGGCCCTCCGCGCAGAGCGCGCCGACAGGCCGGCGGTGCAGCGGGTACAACGGTTCGTCACCGACGAACTGCAACCCGCGCTGGAACAACTGACGCTCCGCGCGCAACGCCTCCAAGACGGGCTGGAGCGCTTCAATCAGCGGCTCGAACAACTCGGCCGTTTGCCGCTTCCGAAAGTGCCGGCTCTCCCCGGCGCGCTGGCCAGGCTGGACGAGCAGATCGAGGCCGCGCGCGCCCAGGCCGAGGAGATGCGTGCGGCAATTGAGACCCGTGATCCCGTGCGCCTCGAGTCTGCCGTCGAAGATACATCCCAACGTCTGGGACAGATACGCGCTGTTCTGGAGGACGTCGCTTCGCGCGTCACTGCCACCCGTGCGTCGCTAGGCGATATTCGCCAGGCGCTGACCTTCTGGTCAACGGTGAGTACCGCTGCCGTCAGCGCGCTACTGGCCATCTTTGCCGCCGGCCAGATCAGCCTTGCCGTACACGCCTGGGGTTGGATGCGGGGGCAGCGGCAATCCTGAGGTGAACATCGGCGGGTAGGGCCGCAGCGTGCTGCGGCCCCCGTACGGACGCAGCGCGCTGCGTCCGTACGGGGGCAGGTTTTCATCGCGGCGGTGTGCAAGCTGCGAATGGGCGTCTAAAATCGCATCCGAGCCCATGATGTAAGGCCGAAGCATTGGCTACGCCAATGCTTCGGCCTCGGCCTCGACCTTACGGGGAGCGCGCGGCTCTCCTGCCGGCCTGTCGCCCGGGCGTCCGGCCTATGTCCGCCCGGGCGTTGCCGTACTGCCGAGGCGGTCGCGGTTTGCATAGCCCGAGCCGCCGATGGCGCCCATATCGATCAGAAAGGCCAGAATAACCCAGAACCAGCCCCAGAAGTCGAGGCCGCCCGGCCCCCAGACCAGCACGTACATGAGGGTGGTGAAGGGCAGGAAGAGGATTCCCAGCAGCGGCAAGAACCAGCTCCCGCCGAAGGCGGCGCTGAACAACACCGGGCGGGCCAGCCAGATGAACAGAACGCCGAGGCGCGGGAACATTCCAGCGAAAATCGCGAATAGACAACCCATGCTCGACTCTCCCTCTCTAGAGGCCCCGATGGCCTAAACTGCTTCGCCCGCCCGCCCCGGCGTCATCGGCGCTACCCTTGATGCCGCGTAGCCAGAGCCACGCGACGAGCGCGACGGCAAGGCAGACGGCGCCTGTCAGCACCAGGGCCGATGCGACACCGACACCGAAGGCCTCGCGGTAAGCCGCCATCAGCCCCAGACCGCCGATCGTGGCCGGCGTCCGGGCGAGGTCATCGACGGTGATCCCTTGCCGCAGCGCAACATCAACGGCCTGCAGCGCGATGGCTTGCTGCTGTGGGTTGAGGCTCAACTCGCCCATGCGCAGCTTGAAGTCGGCCGTCCCCCGCAATGCCACGACGGTCGGGAGCAGCACGCCGGCCAGACCGCTGCCGGCGAGCCCGGCCGCCCGGTTGAGCCCCGAGTTGAGGCCGATCAGGTCTGCCGGCAGGGCCGCAAGTAGGCCCAGGAGGCCGAGGCGATCAGGAAGCCGAGGCCGAACAGCATCATCATCGGCACGAGGACCAGGTACGGCGTGTTCGGGCACACCAGCGCGGTGAGCAGCAGGATCAGGCGCCGGCCGAGCAGGTCGCCCAGGACGCCGCCGACAAGCTGGCAGGCCACGAACAGCAAGGCGCCCAGGCTGGCGAGGACACGATACTCGCGCCATCCTGTCCCGAAGGCCGACGAAGGGATCTCGTAGCCGATCATCCATAGAAAGGGCTCGGCTTGCTGGGCGAAGGCGACTGTGCAACAGGCCGCCAGCATCCACCAGCGCCGCGGGTCGTCGTACCGGCGAGATGCCAGCGCCGTCTGCACCTGCGTCACAGCTCTTCTCGCATCGGCGCTGCCTCAACGGTTGCCCGGCCCGGCCGGGTCGAGGCTGGCGTCGCCATAGAGGGCAAGTGTACAGTATGAGCGTACAAAAAGCTGCTCGGTGATGCACGCGCCGGGTGCGTAGTTCTCGGCTGATTCCCATAGACAGCCGCGGTGATCATCCACCTGGATGAGTGGATGCGCCAGGCGCCGTGAAATACTCCATTTTGCGTGATGCGCTCTCCTCGCATTTGGATTATGTTACCCCCGTCCCCCGTGGGACGTCGCAGGTCACGACCGCAGCAAAAGGAGTACACCGATGTACAGATTGTTCCTCCTTGCCCTCCTGGGTCTCATCGTCGCGTTCAACGGCGCGCCTCGCGCCATGGCCCAGGGCAGTCTCCCCAGCGAGATCACCGGCTCAACCTGGGAGCTTGTGAGCCTGACACCCGCCGGCGGCAGCGCCGAAGATACGACCGGCGGCGGGATCACCATGGCCTTTGGCCCCCAGAACGCGGTGAACGGCTCCGGGGGATGTAACAATTACCGCACGAGTTACACTACCACGGGCAGCGGCAAGATTGACTTTGGACCGGCGGCGGCCACGCTGCGGGCCTGCCCCGAGCCGGAGGGCTCGCGGGAGGGGCGCTTCTTCGTTGCCCTGGATGCGGTCAACGCCTATCGCCTCGACGCCGGCCGGCTCATCCTGAGCGCCGACGACGGGACCGAGCTTGTCTTTACCGTGCAGGCTGCCACAGGCGGCGCGACGCCGCCCACGACGCTCCCCGGCACGGGCGGCGAGAGCCACGCCGCGCTCTGGATGGCGCTGGCCGCGGCCGTGCTCGGCGGCGCGGGGCTGGCCCTGCGTCGCGCGGCTGCCCGCTAAGTCGTCTGTGAACGAAGTTTCCTTGCATTTCTGCCCCCCTCCCAACCCCCCCCCCCGTTGGGGGGAGGCGCCGGACTCCCTCCCCCAGCGGGGGAGGGTTGGGGAGCTCTCAGGTGTAGGGTTTTTCGAGCGCGAAGGGGTTTTCGGCATTCCAATGCGCTTCCGATCCTCACCCCCTGCCCCCCTCTCCACCTATGGTGGAGAGGGGGAGTTGGGTGTCCTGATGCCCCAGATGGCGAATGCGACGCGAGGATGCGCCGGAAAACCGTACACCTGAGAAGGGTTGGGGAGGGGGTGGAGTTACCGGAAAACTTCGTTCACAGACAGCTAAGTAAACGACCCCAGGAGAGCAATGCTGCCCATACACCACCTTTTTCGCGTCCTTTTCTACCCTGTGCTGCTGGGGGTGCTGCTGGCAGCCTGCGCCGCGCCGCCGGCGCCATCACCCACCGCGACGCCCCCTTCCGCGGCCACGGTGACCGTCGCGCCTACCACGACGCCTCTCGCTGCCCGGGCCTACCGGTTGGGCCAGGCTGATGTGAGCGTGGAGGTGGGCGGTGGCGTGGTCGAACCCCTGGAGCTGCGGGGCACGATTGCCGCTCCGGCAGGCGCGGGCCCGCACCCGGTGGCGCTCGTGCTCCACGGGAGCCACGCCGTCTGCCCGATGCAGCCTCAATCGCCTGAGGAGCCGATGATCTGCCCCCAGGCGACCCAGTTCCGCAATGACCCCGGGCTCGGCTATCTGCTGGAGGCGCTGGCCGCCCAGGGCGCGCTCGCGCTCGCGCCGGACCTGAACACCGCCTTTCGGGCCGAGTTCGGCGGGCTTGAGCAGGAAACGGAACGGCTGCGGTTCGTTGTTGAGCGGCACCTGGAGCAACTGGCGGCTGGCGCCCCCGCCTTCGGCCTCGACCCCGGCCTCACGGTGGACCCGGCGCGCCTGTACCTGATCGGCCACTCGCTGGGCGGCAACGGGGCTTACGAGATCGCCGCCGCCTGGGCGGAAGATGTCCCGGCGCCCGGCGGGTGGGGGCCGGCTCGCGCCCTGCTGCTGCTCGCCCCGCCCGTGGCGGGCGGGTTCGACAGCGTTCCCCCGCTCGACGTGCCGCTGGCAGTGGTACTGCCCGAGTGTGACGGCGATGTCTCCTCCCTTGAGGGCCAGCACCACGTTGAGGCTGCCCGGCTCGACCCGGGCCGGCGCAGCCCGGCGGTGGCGTACTTGCTGCAGGGCGGCAACCACAACTTCTTCAACGCGGCGGTTGAGCTTGACGATGGCCAGCGCTTCTTGAGCCGCTGCCTGCCCGAGGCCCCGCGCCTTTCCCGCGAGGGCCAGGAGCAATTCCTGGCCGGCCTCGCCCCGGCGCTCCTCAGCGCCTGGGAGTCGGGCGACGCTAATGCCATCCCCGGCCTCGATCCCACCCGGCCCGTCCCCACGACCCTCTACGGCGCGCCGGTGCTCCTCGTCCCGGTCGCCCCGGCGGAGCAGCGCCGCCCGATCTTGCCCGGCGCCGCCAGCAGCGAGTTGAGCACCGGCCCGCTGGGCGGGGCGGTGCAGGTCGAGGGCGCAGAACTCGACTTCTGCCCCTACGGCATGGCGGGCAGCGGCAGCCCATGCCGCCCGGGTGTCAGCAACCCCGGCATGCCCGCGCAACTGCACCTGGCCTGGGACGCGCCCGGCGCGGCGCTGCGGGTCGCCATCCCGCCGGCGTTCGCCGACGCCTCGGCGGCCAGCGCGCTGCAACTCCGGCTCGCCGTCGACCCGCTCGACCGCCGCTCGCCCGCGGGCGAGATGCAGCGTATGCGCGTCATCCTGCGCGATGGCGCCGGCGGCGAGGCCGCGCAACTCGTCACGGTCGCCTTCCCGCCCGGCAAGGTGCTGGGCGAGAACTGGTTTGGCCATGTCTTCCCGGGCACGATCCGGCTGCCCCTGGCGGCGCTCACCGGTGTTGACCTGGCGCGGCTGGCCGAAGTGGCGCTGCGTCCGGAGAATCCATCCGGCGCCCTTTTCCTCGCCGACATGGAGCTGGTAACGGACGGCGCGGCCATCAGCGGCCCGCAGTGGCCCTCGCCCTTCCGCAGCCTCAGCGGCGCCGTCGCCGTACCCGAGTTGAGCGACGCGCCCGCGGGTAGCCGGCTGATTGTGCGGCTGGAGTTTGCCGTCAACGACGGCGAAGACCGGCGCTTTGTCACCATCCAGCCCGTAGCGGTAGCAGGGGCGCCACCCTTCCCCTTTGCGCTCCGTTACCATCAGGCCGCGATCGACGACCGCCGCGACTACGTGGTCGACGCGGTCCTGGAATTGCCGGACGGCCAGTCGTTCAGTTTGCCGGCGCCCGTGCCGGCGATCACGGACGGGGCGCCGCAGCAGGATATTGCCCTTGAACTGGCGCGGGTTGTCGTCGTGGAGCCCACACCGGTCCCGACCGACCGAACCTTTCGACTGACGGTGCGCGCTCCCGCGGGCCAGCCCTTCCCGCCGGGGGCGCAGGTCAGCGTGACCCTCTCGCGCCTTGACGCAAGCGGCATCGGCGTCGACACGCTCGCCGTCGCCGACGCGACGATCGGCGATCAATCGGCAGAGAACGTCCAGATCGAGGCGCCCTACTGGAGCGGCGCGGTCGAGCCGGGCGCGCCGTATGGCGTCAGCGTTATGGTGTTCGCGGCGGACGGCTTCACCCGGCTCGCGGAAACCGACGGCAACATCCCGGTTGATCTGACGACCGGCGAAGCCGTCGTGGAGCTGTGACCAACCCTGGCAGTGGCAGGAACTGAAAGCCTTTTCAGAGCCATGGGAAGTGGGGCAATCCTCAGGATTGCCCCATGAGGCCCAACAGATAGCTCCAGAGTTCCTGCAAGGAGGTCAGAGCGCGGCTGTAGAAGCCGGGATCAAACACGGCAATGGCGCCGAAGCCCAGGGCAAGAGCCAGCGCCACGGCGATCAGCGGGATGAGCCAGCGTGGCAGGCTACGCGACGCGGGCGCGCCTCCCAGCGAAACAGGCGGCTCCGGCGCCTCCGGGCTGAACTTGCTGCCGAGTTCTTCGAGCACCGCCGCGGGATCAACCCCCAGGTGTTCGGCATAGCGCCGGATCATATCCAGGGCCGCCGGGCCGCGCGGCAGCAAGGTGAACTTCTCGTCTTCGATCGCCTGGAGGTAGGACATGCGAATGTGCAGTTCGTTCTCGAGCTGCACCAGGGTCAGGTGGCGGCGCAGGCGTTCCGCGCGCAGCCGCGGGCCGAAGCGCGCCGCCTCCTCCTCGCTCAGGATCGCCGAGGTCGGCGGCGTCTGGCTGCGAGCAGGGGGAGGCGCACGCAGCAGGGCCATCTCTTCGGCCTCGGACATGAACACCGCCTCGTCGTGGTGGTTGCGCTCAGCCCGGCGTCTGTTCTTCGACCGGGGTTCCGGCGCGACATGGGGGCGCGCAGCAGGCGCTGGCGACGGGGAAGGTTCTGACATGCCGGAGGAACCAGCGGCGGGCGCAGGCGCGGCAAGCGAGGGCGCACCGACCGCAGCCGCGGTCGTGGTTGCCACGCCAGGAGCAAGGGTCTCACCCAGACGGGCGCGGACGCGCGCCACCAGTTCCGCTGAGCGGTAGGGCTTGGCGATGAAATCGACGGCGCCGGCCTCGAAGGCCCGAACCACATCTTCCTCCCGGGCCAGCCCGCTGAGCACCATCACCGGACGTTCGGAAGCCAGGCGTTCGAGCGCCTCCCAGCCGCGCCCGTCGCCAGCCCGCACGTCCAGGATGACCAGATCAGGACGCTGTTCGGCAAACAGGCGCTCGCCATGAACCACATCGCTGCTGCGGGCCACCTGAAAGCCAGCGGCCTCGAGTTGCGCCGCCAGGCGCGTCAGCAAGGTCACATCATCGTCTATAATCAAAAGAGAAGCCACATGGGTGCTCCTGTGCGGGTGCAAGGCGCGCGTCGCATCCGCCCGGGCGCTGATGAACCGCGCTCCAGGGCGATTATTGTCGCTTTGGGGCGCTATTATAGCACGGCATATGCAGACCCTGTACGACGTGATTGTGGTCGGCGCCGGACACGCCGGCTGCGAGGCGGCCCACGCCGCGGCGCGCATGGGCCGGCGCACATTGCTGTTGACAATTGACCTGGATAAACTGGCCCATATGTCCTGCAACCCCAGCATTGGCGGT
This region includes:
- a CDS encoding META domain-containing protein, with protein sequence MYRLFLLALLGLIVAFNGAPRAMAQGSLPSEITGSTWELVSLTPAGGSAEDTTGGGITMAFGPQNAVNGSGGCNNYRTSYTTTGSGKIDFGPAAATLRACPEPEGSREGRFFVALDAVNAYRLDAGRLILSADDGTELVFTVQAATGGATPPTTLPGTGGESHAALWMALAAAVLGGAGLALRRAAAR
- a CDS encoding YbaY family lipoprotein translates to MLPIHHLFRVLFYPVLLGVLLAACAAPPAPSPTATPPSAATVTVAPTTTPLAARAYRLGQADVSVEVGGGVVEPLELRGTIAAPAGAGPHPVALVLHGSHAVCPMQPQSPEEPMICPQATQFRNDPGLGYLLEALAAQGALALAPDLNTAFRAEFGGLEQETERLRFVVERHLEQLAAGAPAFGLDPGLTVDPARLYLIGHSLGGNGAYEIAAAWAEDVPAPGGWGPARALLLLAPPVAGGFDSVPPLDVPLAVVLPECDGDVSSLEGQHHVEAARLDPGRRSPAVAYLLQGGNHNFFNAAVELDDGQRFLSRCLPEAPRLSREGQEQFLAGLAPALLSAWESGDANAIPGLDPTRPVPTTLYGAPVLLVPVAPAEQRRPILPGAASSELSTGPLGGAVQVEGAELDFCPYGMAGSGSPCRPGVSNPGMPAQLHLAWDAPGAALRVAIPPAFADASAASALQLRLAVDPLDRRSPAGEMQRMRVILRDGAGGEAAQLVTVAFPPGKVLGENWFGHVFPGTIRLPLAALTGVDLARLAEVALRPENPSGALFLADMELVTDGAAISGPQWPSPFRSLSGAVAVPELSDAPAGSRLIVRLEFAVNDGEDRRFVTIQPVAVAGAPPFPFALRYHQAAIDDRRDYVVDAVLELPDGQSFSLPAPVPAITDGAPQQDIALELARVVVVEPTPVPTDRTFRLTVRAPAGQPFPPGAQVSVTLSRLDASGIGVDTLAVADATIGDQSAENVQIEAPYWSGAVEPGAPYGVSVMVFAADGFTRLAETDGNIPVDLTTGEAVVEL
- a CDS encoding response regulator, whose amino-acid sequence is MASLLIIDDDVTLLTRLAAQLEAAGFQVARSSDVVHGERLFAEQRPDLVILDVRAGDGRGWEALERLASERPVMVLSGLAREEDVVRAFEAGAVDFIAKPYRSAELVARVRARLGETLAPGVATTTAAAVGAPSLAAPAPAAGSSGMSEPSPSPAPAARPHVAPEPRSKNRRRAERNHHDEAVFMSEAEEMALLRAPPPARSQTPPTSAILSEEEAARFGPRLRAERLRRHLTLVQLENELHIRMSYLQAIEDEKFTLLPRGPAALDMIRRYAEHLGVDPAAVLEELGSKFSPEAPEPPVSLGGAPASRSLPRWLIPLIAVALALALGFGAIAVFDPGFYSRALTSLQELWSYLLGLMGQS